In a single window of the Pseudorca crassidens isolate mPseCra1 chromosome 9, mPseCra1.hap1, whole genome shotgun sequence genome:
- the MSANTD2 gene encoding myb/SANT-like DNA-binding domain-containing protein 2 isoform X2, giving the protein MPPPYSSARGFGAPHRRPSPRERSGRRGRARGERPGAASGLRGAARARTRPPAGEPGPRAAQESAEAGCADASLPGGAAAAAWKMAAPCGSELPANSPLKIPKMEVLSPASPGGLSDGNPSLSDPSTPRGASPLGPGSAAGSGAAASGGLGLGLGGRSAASSSVSFSPGGGGGGAAAAAAAACRGMSWTPAETNALIAVWGNERLVEARYQQLEGAGTVFGSKAPGPAMYERVSRALAELGYERTPSQCRERIKELESDGSTMEEYSQEDWGNHSQDLHGYPTDQELDEIPVTKRTLKIKQESSEEAQKRDIMQNIIQILESVQLKWELFQSWTDFSRLHLSNKLAIFGIGYNTRWKEDIRYHYAEISSQVPLGKRLREYFNSEKPEGRIIMTRVQKMNWKNVYYKFLEITISEARCLELHMEVDWIPIAHSKPTGGNVVQYLLPGGIPKSPGLYAIGYEECIERPPSPHVERHSVDPGKEGRVDLETLSAQASLQVEIEPTRIIYCYLGIAEVRTLQQCLFLHFQANTKTFSKDWVGINGFLSQNCIVDPGVSPKSIYIKFVEVERDFLSAGSLVECLEKAIGYPLKFNN; this is encoded by the exons ATGCCCCCACCCTACTCTTCGGCTCGGGGCTTCGGCGCGCCTCACCGCCGCCCCTCGCCCCGGGAGAGGAGCGGGCGGCGCGGCCGGGCTCGCGGTGAGAGGCCTGGGGCGGCAAGCGGCCTCCGTGGGGCCGCCAGAGCCCGCACCCGTCCGCCCGCTGGAGAGCCAGGCCCGAGGGCAGCCCAGGAGTCCGCGGAGGCCGGATGCGCGGACGCGTCACTTCCGGGCGGTGCAGCGGCGGCCGCTTGGAAGATGGCTGCGCCCTGTGGCTCGGAGCTGCCCGCCAACTCGCCGCTAAAAATCCCGAAGATGGAGGTGCTCTCCCCGGCTTCTCCTGGTGGCCTAAGCGACGGAAATCCATCGCTCTCCGACCCTTCCACGCCTCGGGGTGCCTCCCCGCTCGGGCCGGGCAGTGCGGCGGGCTCGGGGGCAGCGGCGTCCGGGGGTctcgggctggggctggggggccgCAGCGCCGCCTCGTCCTCGGTCTCCTTCTCCCctggtggcggcggtggcggggCTGcggcagccgccgccgccgcctgccGAGGCATGTCGTGGACGCCGGCCGAGACGAACGCGCTCATCGCAGTGTGGGGCAACGAGCGGCTGGTGGAGGCGCGGTACCAGCAGCTGGAGGGAGCCGGCACGGTGTTCGGCAGCAAGGCCCCCGGGCCAGCCATGTACGAGCGCGTGTCCCGGGCCCTGGCAGAGCTGGGCTACGAGCGGACCCCGTCCCAGTGCCGGGAGCGCATCAAG GAGCTGGAGTCAGATGGCAGCACTATGGAGGAGTATTCACAGGAGGACTGGGGAAACCACAGTCAGGATCTCCACGGCTATCCAACAGATCAGGAATTGG atgaaaTACCTGTCACaaagagaacattaaaaataaaacaagagtcTTCTGAAGAAGCACA gAAAAGAGACATCATGCAGAATATCATACAGATTTTGGAATCAGTACAGTTGAAATGGGAACTGTTTCAGAGCTGGACAGACTTTTCAAGGCTTCATCTCTCTAATAAACTGGCCATTTTTGGAATTGGTTATAACACCCGTTGGAAAGAGGATATCCGTTACCATTATGCTGAGATCAGCTCCCAGGTGCCCCTTGGCAAGCGACTCCGGGAGTACTTCAATTCTGAGAAGCCTGAGGGACGGATCATCATGACCCGAGTGCAGAAAATGAACTGGAAAAACGTTTACTACAAGTTTTTGGAGATCACTATTAGTGAAGCGCGGTGCCTGGAGCTGCACATGGAAGTTGACTGGATACCCATTGCCCACTCCAAACCAACCGGTGGGAACGTTGTTCAGTATTTATTGCCGGGAGGCATTCCCAAAAGCCCAGGCCTTTATGCCATTGGCTACGAAGAGTGTATTGAGAGGCCCCCCTCGCCCCATGTGGAGCGACATTCCGTGGACCCAGGAAAGGAGGGCCGGGTTGACTTGGAAACCCTTTCAGCACAAGCCTCACTACAGGTGGAAATAGAACCTACCCGAATTATCTATTGCTACCTCGGGATCGCTGAGGTCAGGACTCTGCAGCAATGCTTATTTTTACATTTCCAAGCAAATACCAAAACCTTCAGCAAAGATTGGGTCGGTATTAATGGGTTCTTGTCTCAGAACTGTATTGTGGATCCTGGAGTTTCCCCCAAATCCATCTATATCAAATTTGTAGAAGTAGAGAGGGATTTTCTTTCCGCTGGCTCTTTAGTTGAGTGCCTGGAAAAAGCCATTGGCTACCCCTTAAAATTTAACAACTGA
- the MSANTD2 gene encoding myb/SANT-like DNA-binding domain-containing protein 2 isoform X3 — protein sequence MEEYSQEDWGNHSQDLHGYPTDQELDEIPVTKRTLKIKQESSEEAQKRDIMQNIIQILESVQLKWELFQSWTDFSRLHLSNKLAIFGIGYNTRWKEDIRYHYAEISSQVPLGKRLREYFNSEKPEGRIIMTRVQKMNWKNVYYKFLEITISEARCLELHMEVDWIPIAHSKPTGGNVVQYLLPGGIPKSPGLYAIGYEECIERPPSPHVERHSVDPGKEGRVDLETLSAQASLQVEIEPTRIIYCYLGIAEVRTLQQCLFLHFQANTKTFSKDWVGINGFLSQNCIVDPGVSPKSIYIKFVEVERDFLSAGSLVECLEKAIGYPLKFNN from the exons ATGGAGGAGTATTCACAGGAGGACTGGGGAAACCACAGTCAGGATCTCCACGGCTATCCAACAGATCAGGAATTGG atgaaaTACCTGTCACaaagagaacattaaaaataaaacaagagtcTTCTGAAGAAGCACA gAAAAGAGACATCATGCAGAATATCATACAGATTTTGGAATCAGTACAGTTGAAATGGGAACTGTTTCAGAGCTGGACAGACTTTTCAAGGCTTCATCTCTCTAATAAACTGGCCATTTTTGGAATTGGTTATAACACCCGTTGGAAAGAGGATATCCGTTACCATTATGCTGAGATCAGCTCCCAGGTGCCCCTTGGCAAGCGACTCCGGGAGTACTTCAATTCTGAGAAGCCTGAGGGACGGATCATCATGACCCGAGTGCAGAAAATGAACTGGAAAAACGTTTACTACAAGTTTTTGGAGATCACTATTAGTGAAGCGCGGTGCCTGGAGCTGCACATGGAAGTTGACTGGATACCCATTGCCCACTCCAAACCAACCGGTGGGAACGTTGTTCAGTATTTATTGCCGGGAGGCATTCCCAAAAGCCCAGGCCTTTATGCCATTGGCTACGAAGAGTGTATTGAGAGGCCCCCCTCGCCCCATGTGGAGCGACATTCCGTGGACCCAGGAAAGGAGGGCCGGGTTGACTTGGAAACCCTTTCAGCACAAGCCTCACTACAGGTGGAAATAGAACCTACCCGAATTATCTATTGCTACCTCGGGATCGCTGAGGTCAGGACTCTGCAGCAATGCTTATTTTTACATTTCCAAGCAAATACCAAAACCTTCAGCAAAGATTGGGTCGGTATTAATGGGTTCTTGTCTCAGAACTGTATTGTGGATCCTGGAGTTTCCCCCAAATCCATCTATATCAAATTTGTAGAAGTAGAGAGGGATTTTCTTTCCGCTGGCTCTTTAGTTGAGTGCCTGGAAAAAGCCATTGGCTACCCCTTAAAATTTAACAACTGA
- the MSANTD2 gene encoding myb/SANT-like DNA-binding domain-containing protein 2 isoform X6: MPPPYSSARGFGAPHRRPSPRERSGRRGRARGERPGAASGLRGAARARTRPPAGEPGPRAAQESAEAGCADASLPGGAAAAAWKMAAPCGSELPANSPLKIPKMEVLSPASPGGLSDGNPSLSDPSTPRGASPLGPGSAAGSGAAASGGLGLGLGGRSAASSSVSFSPGGGGGGAAAAAAAACRGMSWTPAETNALIAVWGNERLVEARYQQLEGAGTVFGSKAPGPAMYERVSRALAELGYERTPSQCRERIKMKYLSQREH; the protein is encoded by the exons ATGCCCCCACCCTACTCTTCGGCTCGGGGCTTCGGCGCGCCTCACCGCCGCCCCTCGCCCCGGGAGAGGAGCGGGCGGCGCGGCCGGGCTCGCGGTGAGAGGCCTGGGGCGGCAAGCGGCCTCCGTGGGGCCGCCAGAGCCCGCACCCGTCCGCCCGCTGGAGAGCCAGGCCCGAGGGCAGCCCAGGAGTCCGCGGAGGCCGGATGCGCGGACGCGTCACTTCCGGGCGGTGCAGCGGCGGCCGCTTGGAAGATGGCTGCGCCCTGTGGCTCGGAGCTGCCCGCCAACTCGCCGCTAAAAATCCCGAAGATGGAGGTGCTCTCCCCGGCTTCTCCTGGTGGCCTAAGCGACGGAAATCCATCGCTCTCCGACCCTTCCACGCCTCGGGGTGCCTCCCCGCTCGGGCCGGGCAGTGCGGCGGGCTCGGGGGCAGCGGCGTCCGGGGGTctcgggctggggctggggggccgCAGCGCCGCCTCGTCCTCGGTCTCCTTCTCCCctggtggcggcggtggcggggCTGcggcagccgccgccgccgcctgccGAGGCATGTCGTGGACGCCGGCCGAGACGAACGCGCTCATCGCAGTGTGGGGCAACGAGCGGCTGGTGGAGGCGCGGTACCAGCAGCTGGAGGGAGCCGGCACGGTGTTCGGCAGCAAGGCCCCCGGGCCAGCCATGTACGAGCGCGTGTCCCGGGCCCTGGCAGAGCTGGGCTACGAGCGGACCCCGTCCCAGTGCCGGGAGCGCATCAAG atgaaaTACCTGTCACaaagagaacattaa
- the LOC137229758 gene encoding small ribosomal subunit protein eS6-like: protein MKLNISFPATDCRKLIEVDDERKLHTFYEKHMATEVAADALGEEWKGYVVRISGGNDKQASPTKQCVLTNGRVCLPLNKGHSCYRPRRTGERKHKSVRGCIVDANLSVLNLVSVKKGEKDILGLTDTTVPRRLGPKRTWRICKLFNLSKEHDVHPYVLRKPLNKEGKKPRTKAPKIQRLVTPRVLQHKHRCIALKKQHTKKNKEEATEYAKLLA, encoded by the coding sequence ATGAAGCTGAACATCTCTTTCCCGGCCACTGACTGCCGGAAGCTCATTGAAGTGGATGATGAACGAAAACTTCATACCTTTTATGAGAAGCATATGGCCACGGAAGTTGCTGCTGACGCTCTGGGTGAAGAATGGAAGGGTTATGTGGTCCGAATCAGTGGGGGGAACGACAAACAAGCTTCCCCCACGAAGCAGTGTGTCTTGACCAATGGCCGAGTCTGCCTGCCACTGAATAAGGGGCATTCCTGTTACAGACCGAGGAGGACTGGAGAAAGAAAGCACAAATCTGTACGGGGTTGCATTGTGGATGCCAATCTGAGTGTTCTCAATTTGGTCAGCGtaaaaaaaggggagaaggatATTCTTGGACTCACTGATACTACTGTGCCTCGTCGCCTGGGGCCCAAAAGAACTTGGAGAATCTGCAAACTTTTCAATCTCTCTAAAGAGCATGATGTCCATCCGTACGTTTTGAGAAAGCCCCTAAACAAAGAAGGTAAGAAACCTAGGACCAAAGCACCTAAAATTCAGCGTCTTGTTACTCCACGTGTTCTGCAACATAAACATAGGTGTATTGCTCTGAAGAAACAGCATACTAAGAAGAATAAGGAAGAGGCTACAGAATATGCTAAACTTTTGGCCTAA
- the MSANTD2 gene encoding myb/SANT-like DNA-binding domain-containing protein 2 isoform X4: protein MPPPYSSARGFGAPHRRPSPRERSGRRGRARGERPGAASGLRGAARARTRPPAGEPGPRAAQESAEAGCADASLPGGAAAAAWKMAAPCGSELPANSPLKIPKMEVLSPASPGGLSDGNPSLSDPSTPRGASPLGPGSAAGSGAAASGGLGLGLGGRSAASSSVSFSPGGGGGGAAAAAAAACRGMSWTPAETNALIAVWGNERLVEARYQQLEGAGTVFGSKAPGPAMYERVSRALAELGYERTPSQCRERIKFQYIDVAAFTSSCEGNSKLSPVAASSQTTFLSNLKARHFQSLDCASVLLSIQ, encoded by the exons ATGCCCCCACCCTACTCTTCGGCTCGGGGCTTCGGCGCGCCTCACCGCCGCCCCTCGCCCCGGGAGAGGAGCGGGCGGCGCGGCCGGGCTCGCGGTGAGAGGCCTGGGGCGGCAAGCGGCCTCCGTGGGGCCGCCAGAGCCCGCACCCGTCCGCCCGCTGGAGAGCCAGGCCCGAGGGCAGCCCAGGAGTCCGCGGAGGCCGGATGCGCGGACGCGTCACTTCCGGGCGGTGCAGCGGCGGCCGCTTGGAAGATGGCTGCGCCCTGTGGCTCGGAGCTGCCCGCCAACTCGCCGCTAAAAATCCCGAAGATGGAGGTGCTCTCCCCGGCTTCTCCTGGTGGCCTAAGCGACGGAAATCCATCGCTCTCCGACCCTTCCACGCCTCGGGGTGCCTCCCCGCTCGGGCCGGGCAGTGCGGCGGGCTCGGGGGCAGCGGCGTCCGGGGGTctcgggctggggctggggggccgCAGCGCCGCCTCGTCCTCGGTCTCCTTCTCCCctggtggcggcggtggcggggCTGcggcagccgccgccgccgcctgccGAGGCATGTCGTGGACGCCGGCCGAGACGAACGCGCTCATCGCAGTGTGGGGCAACGAGCGGCTGGTGGAGGCGCGGTACCAGCAGCTGGAGGGAGCCGGCACGGTGTTCGGCAGCAAGGCCCCCGGGCCAGCCATGTACGAGCGCGTGTCCCGGGCCCTGGCAGAGCTGGGCTACGAGCGGACCCCGTCCCAGTGCCGGGAGCGCATCAAG tttcaatatATTGATGTAGCAGCCTTCACCTCATCATGTGAAGGCAACAGCAAGCTGAGTCCTGTCGCAGCCTCTTCGCAGACCACCTTCCTGAGTAACCTTAAAGCACGTCACTTCCAGTCTCTGGACTGTGCCTCAGTCCTCTTATCTATACAGTGA
- the MSANTD2 gene encoding myb/SANT-like DNA-binding domain-containing protein 2 isoform X1, giving the protein MPPPYSSARGFGAPHRRPSPRERSGRRGRARGERPGAASGLRGAARARTRPPAGEPGPRAAQESAEAGCADASLPGGAAAAAWKMAAPCGSELPANSPLKIPKMEVLSPASPGGLSDGNPSLSDPSTPRGASPLGPGSAAGSGAAASGGLGLGLGGRSAASSSVSFSPGGGGGGAAAAAAAACRGMSWTPAETNALIAVWGNERLVEARYQQLEGAGTVFGSKAPGPAMYERVSRALAELGYERTPSQCRERIKTLRRCYSRVKEHGVGKRKSSYTFEQLEQVFGQGGWDAQPCQPVLINSSGLYQELESDGSTMEEYSQEDWGNHSQDLHGYPTDQELDEIPVTKRTLKIKQESSEEAQKRDIMQNIIQILESVQLKWELFQSWTDFSRLHLSNKLAIFGIGYNTRWKEDIRYHYAEISSQVPLGKRLREYFNSEKPEGRIIMTRVQKMNWKNVYYKFLEITISEARCLELHMEVDWIPIAHSKPTGGNVVQYLLPGGIPKSPGLYAIGYEECIERPPSPHVERHSVDPGKEGRVDLETLSAQASLQVEIEPTRIIYCYLGIAEVRTLQQCLFLHFQANTKTFSKDWVGINGFLSQNCIVDPGVSPKSIYIKFVEVERDFLSAGSLVECLEKAIGYPLKFNN; this is encoded by the exons ATGCCCCCACCCTACTCTTCGGCTCGGGGCTTCGGCGCGCCTCACCGCCGCCCCTCGCCCCGGGAGAGGAGCGGGCGGCGCGGCCGGGCTCGCGGTGAGAGGCCTGGGGCGGCAAGCGGCCTCCGTGGGGCCGCCAGAGCCCGCACCCGTCCGCCCGCTGGAGAGCCAGGCCCGAGGGCAGCCCAGGAGTCCGCGGAGGCCGGATGCGCGGACGCGTCACTTCCGGGCGGTGCAGCGGCGGCCGCTTGGAAGATGGCTGCGCCCTGTGGCTCGGAGCTGCCCGCCAACTCGCCGCTAAAAATCCCGAAGATGGAGGTGCTCTCCCCGGCTTCTCCTGGTGGCCTAAGCGACGGAAATCCATCGCTCTCCGACCCTTCCACGCCTCGGGGTGCCTCCCCGCTCGGGCCGGGCAGTGCGGCGGGCTCGGGGGCAGCGGCGTCCGGGGGTctcgggctggggctggggggccgCAGCGCCGCCTCGTCCTCGGTCTCCTTCTCCCctggtggcggcggtggcggggCTGcggcagccgccgccgccgcctgccGAGGCATGTCGTGGACGCCGGCCGAGACGAACGCGCTCATCGCAGTGTGGGGCAACGAGCGGCTGGTGGAGGCGCGGTACCAGCAGCTGGAGGGAGCCGGCACGGTGTTCGGCAGCAAGGCCCCCGGGCCAGCCATGTACGAGCGCGTGTCCCGGGCCCTGGCAGAGCTGGGCTACGAGCGGACCCCGTCCCAGTGCCGGGAGCGCATCAAG ACCCTTCGCAGGTGTTACAGTCGGGTGAAAGAACATGGTGTTGGGAAAAGAAAGAGCAGTTACACATTTGAACAGTTGGAACAGGTGTTTGGTCAGGGAGGATGGGATGCTCAGCCCTGCCAGCCTGTACTTATTAACAGTAGTGGCTTGTACCAGGAGCTGGAGTCAGATGGCAGCACTATGGAGGAGTATTCACAGGAGGACTGGGGAAACCACAGTCAGGATCTCCACGGCTATCCAACAGATCAGGAATTGG atgaaaTACCTGTCACaaagagaacattaaaaataaaacaagagtcTTCTGAAGAAGCACA gAAAAGAGACATCATGCAGAATATCATACAGATTTTGGAATCAGTACAGTTGAAATGGGAACTGTTTCAGAGCTGGACAGACTTTTCAAGGCTTCATCTCTCTAATAAACTGGCCATTTTTGGAATTGGTTATAACACCCGTTGGAAAGAGGATATCCGTTACCATTATGCTGAGATCAGCTCCCAGGTGCCCCTTGGCAAGCGACTCCGGGAGTACTTCAATTCTGAGAAGCCTGAGGGACGGATCATCATGACCCGAGTGCAGAAAATGAACTGGAAAAACGTTTACTACAAGTTTTTGGAGATCACTATTAGTGAAGCGCGGTGCCTGGAGCTGCACATGGAAGTTGACTGGATACCCATTGCCCACTCCAAACCAACCGGTGGGAACGTTGTTCAGTATTTATTGCCGGGAGGCATTCCCAAAAGCCCAGGCCTTTATGCCATTGGCTACGAAGAGTGTATTGAGAGGCCCCCCTCGCCCCATGTGGAGCGACATTCCGTGGACCCAGGAAAGGAGGGCCGGGTTGACTTGGAAACCCTTTCAGCACAAGCCTCACTACAGGTGGAAATAGAACCTACCCGAATTATCTATTGCTACCTCGGGATCGCTGAGGTCAGGACTCTGCAGCAATGCTTATTTTTACATTTCCAAGCAAATACCAAAACCTTCAGCAAAGATTGGGTCGGTATTAATGGGTTCTTGTCTCAGAACTGTATTGTGGATCCTGGAGTTTCCCCCAAATCCATCTATATCAAATTTGTAGAAGTAGAGAGGGATTTTCTTTCCGCTGGCTCTTTAGTTGAGTGCCTGGAAAAAGCCATTGGCTACCCCTTAAAATTTAACAACTGA
- the MSANTD2 gene encoding myb/SANT-like DNA-binding domain-containing protein 2 isoform X5 — protein MPPPYSSARGFGAPHRRPSPRERSGRRGRARGERPGAASGLRGAARARTRPPAGEPGPRAAQESAEAGCADASLPGGAAAAAWKMAAPCGSELPANSPLKIPKMEVLSPASPGGLSDGNPSLSDPSTPRGASPLGPGSAAGSGAAASGGLGLGLGGRSAASSSVSFSPGGGGGGAAAAAAAACRGMSWTPAETNALIAVWGNERLVEARYQQLEGAGTVFGSKAPGPAMYERVSRALAELGYERTPSQCRERIKLVRCPELNAVLQLWPHRC, from the exons ATGCCCCCACCCTACTCTTCGGCTCGGGGCTTCGGCGCGCCTCACCGCCGCCCCTCGCCCCGGGAGAGGAGCGGGCGGCGCGGCCGGGCTCGCGGTGAGAGGCCTGGGGCGGCAAGCGGCCTCCGTGGGGCCGCCAGAGCCCGCACCCGTCCGCCCGCTGGAGAGCCAGGCCCGAGGGCAGCCCAGGAGTCCGCGGAGGCCGGATGCGCGGACGCGTCACTTCCGGGCGGTGCAGCGGCGGCCGCTTGGAAGATGGCTGCGCCCTGTGGCTCGGAGCTGCCCGCCAACTCGCCGCTAAAAATCCCGAAGATGGAGGTGCTCTCCCCGGCTTCTCCTGGTGGCCTAAGCGACGGAAATCCATCGCTCTCCGACCCTTCCACGCCTCGGGGTGCCTCCCCGCTCGGGCCGGGCAGTGCGGCGGGCTCGGGGGCAGCGGCGTCCGGGGGTctcgggctggggctggggggccgCAGCGCCGCCTCGTCCTCGGTCTCCTTCTCCCctggtggcggcggtggcggggCTGcggcagccgccgccgccgcctgccGAGGCATGTCGTGGACGCCGGCCGAGACGAACGCGCTCATCGCAGTGTGGGGCAACGAGCGGCTGGTGGAGGCGCGGTACCAGCAGCTGGAGGGAGCCGGCACGGTGTTCGGCAGCAAGGCCCCCGGGCCAGCCATGTACGAGCGCGTGTCCCGGGCCCTGGCAGAGCTGGGCTACGAGCGGACCCCGTCCCAGTGCCGGGAGCGCATCAAG CTGGTTCGATGCCCAGAACTGAATGCTGTGCTCCAGCTGTGGCCTCACCGGTGCTGA